In the genome of Saccharomonospora viridis DSM 43017, one region contains:
- the metK gene encoding methionine adenosyltransferase has translation MSTSNRRLFTSESVTEGHPDKICDSISDSILDALLAADPRSRVAVETLITTGQVHIVGEVTTEAYADIPTIVRDRVLEIGYDSSAKGFDGASCGVNVAIDSQSPDIAQGVDSAYEARLENALDELDRQGAGDQGLMFGYACSDTPELMPLPIALAHRFARRLTAVRKEGVLPYLRPDGKTQVTIEYDGDRPVRLDTVVISSQHAEGIDLEGMLAADLAEHVVTPVLHEMDWEQEDTRLLINPTGRFVVGGPMGDAGLTGRKIIVDTYGGMARHGGGAFSGKDPSKVDRSAAYAMRWVAKNVVAAGLAGRVEVQVAYAIGKAAPVGLFVETFGTEKVDPAKIQAAITEVFDLRPAAIIRDLDLLRPIYAPTAAYGHFGRTDLDLPWERTDRVDALRSAAGA, from the coding sequence GTGAGCACGTCGAACCGCAGATTGTTCACGTCGGAGTCGGTGACCGAAGGCCACCCGGACAAGATCTGTGATTCGATCAGCGACTCCATCCTGGATGCTCTGCTCGCCGCGGATCCGCGGAGTCGGGTCGCCGTGGAGACGTTGATCACCACCGGTCAGGTGCACATCGTCGGTGAGGTGACCACCGAGGCCTATGCCGACATCCCGACGATCGTCCGGGATCGTGTGTTGGAGATCGGGTACGACTCGTCGGCCAAGGGGTTCGACGGTGCGTCGTGTGGTGTGAACGTGGCGATCGACTCGCAGTCGCCGGACATCGCGCAAGGGGTGGATTCCGCCTACGAGGCCCGGTTGGAGAACGCGCTGGATGAGTTGGACCGGCAGGGGGCGGGTGATCAGGGGTTGATGTTCGGGTACGCCTGCTCGGACACCCCGGAGTTGATGCCGCTGCCCATCGCCCTGGCCCACCGGTTCGCGCGGAGGTTGACGGCCGTCCGCAAGGAGGGCGTGCTGCCGTATCTGCGGCCGGACGGTAAGACGCAGGTCACGATCGAGTACGACGGTGACAGGCCGGTGCGGCTGGACACGGTGGTGATCTCCAGTCAGCACGCCGAGGGGATCGACCTGGAGGGCATGCTCGCGGCGGATCTCGCCGAGCATGTGGTGACGCCGGTACTGCATGAGATGGACTGGGAGCAGGAAGACACCCGCCTGCTGATCAACCCGACGGGCCGGTTCGTGGTGGGTGGTCCGATGGGTGATGCGGGGCTGACCGGTCGCAAGATCATCGTCGATACCTATGGCGGTATGGCCCGTCATGGTGGTGGTGCGTTCTCGGGTAAGGACCCGTCGAAGGTGGACCGCTCGGCGGCGTATGCGATGCGGTGGGTGGCCAAGAACGTCGTCGCGGCGGGCCTTGCGGGACGGGTCGAGGTGCAGGTGGCCTACGCCATCGGTAAGGCGGCTCCGGTGGGGTTGTTCGTGGAGACGTTCGGTACCGAGAAGGTGGACCCGGCCAAGATCCAGGCTGCGATCACCGAGGTGTTCGATTTGCGGCCTGCGGCGATTATCCGAGACCTTGATCTGTTGCGGCCGATCTATGCGCCCACCGCCGCCTACGGACACTTCGGGCGCACTGATCTGGACCTGCCGTGGGAGCGCACCGACCGCGTCGATGCCCTGCGTAGTGCGGCCGGCGCCTGA
- a CDS encoding acyltransferase family protein, giving the protein MAQVQEAGTNSAAVMNSVASSGSATVQPRKTRYISWDVIRVVGILAVLTFHATLLAPLNLPGLDLPPEPLRMDFPFGASVLITVSGYFAAMTIGKHPSLRWWLRRLARLLPAFWVAVLMIFAATQLFAPEGLPRHTYRDLLGNLALVHLIVPDIAYIDLAHWTVPVQVAGFTVIALLAATKSVRGRVATAVMWAVLLVPLAIRYVFMGPGDIVPTWLSVAMDGTGLNRAHLLIAGVAIYRWSKKRMSFTELYLMLIVVLLAHHWHPPANDAVLAYAVALVLICVAAYEPAWNGKLFTRFERQIRWLAGISYGVYLMHYVMGTIVARHLADLGVPWWGWVPAWFVAAIVLGWALTKFVERPAFNALDKLITSRSR; this is encoded by the coding sequence ATGGCGCAGGTGCAGGAGGCCGGGACGAACTCAGCAGCCGTGATGAACTCGGTGGCGTCGAGCGGGTCCGCGACGGTTCAACCACGTAAGACCCGCTACATCAGCTGGGACGTCATTCGCGTGGTCGGCATTCTGGCCGTGTTGACCTTCCACGCGACCCTGCTCGCGCCGTTGAACCTCCCCGGCTTGGACCTTCCGCCGGAGCCGCTGCGCATGGACTTCCCGTTCGGCGCTTCGGTGCTGATCACGGTGTCGGGGTACTTCGCGGCGATGACCATCGGCAAGCACCCGTCGCTGCGGTGGTGGCTGCGTAGGCTCGCGCGGCTGTTGCCCGCCTTCTGGGTCGCTGTGCTGATGATCTTCGCGGCGACCCAGCTGTTCGCTCCCGAGGGCCTGCCCCGGCACACCTACCGTGACTTGCTCGGCAACCTCGCTCTGGTGCACCTGATCGTGCCGGACATCGCCTACATCGACCTCGCGCACTGGACGGTTCCGGTGCAGGTCGCGGGTTTCACGGTCATCGCCTTGTTGGCCGCCACCAAGTCTGTGCGGGGGCGGGTGGCCACGGCGGTGATGTGGGCGGTACTGCTGGTGCCGTTGGCGATCCGGTACGTGTTCATGGGCCCCGGTGACATCGTTCCGACGTGGCTGAGCGTCGCCATGGACGGCACCGGGTTGAACCGCGCGCACCTGCTCATCGCCGGTGTGGCGATCTACCGGTGGTCGAAGAAGCGCATGAGCTTCACCGAGCTGTACCTCATGCTCATCGTGGTGCTGCTCGCGCACCATTGGCATCCGCCCGCCAACGACGCCGTGCTGGCCTACGCGGTGGCGCTGGTGCTGATCTGCGTGGCGGCCTACGAACCCGCGTGGAACGGCAAGTTGTTCACGCGGTTCGAACGGCAGATCCGGTGGCTCGCCGGCATCTCCTACGGCGTCTATCTGATGCACTACGTGATGGGCACGATCGTCGCCCGTCACCTGGCCGACCTCGGGGTGCCGTGGTGGGGCTGGGTCCCCGCGTGGTTCGTCGCGGCGATCGTCCTGGGCTGGGCTCTCACCAAGTTCGTGGAGCGGCCCGCGTTCAACGCGCTGGACAAGCTGATCACCTCCCGAAGTCGATGA
- a CDS encoding primosomal protein N': protein MNRSDTDPLWELPRSESKVPTRRESARRTSTARRSGKGRRQPAESDPIARVVVDVPLAHLDRTFDYQVPREYDADAVPGCRVRVRFAGKLVDGYLVERAATTDHTGRLAYLERVVSRERVLPPTLLSMCRAVARRYGGTLADVLRLAIPPRHARVEAEPPQAPAAPPAEPPGDGWGRYPRGPAFVSAVREGRAAHAVWQALPGEDWPRRLAELATLVAGQGRGAVLVVPDHRDMARLHAVCVELAGADAVVALSAGLGPAERYRRWLAVLRGTVRIVVGTRAAMFAPVADPGLYVVWDDGDDLHVDPHAPYPQVRDVLILRAHADGAPLLVAGHSRTAEAQLLVEAGWAHEITPAREVLRARAPRVTPIGEDFDVARDEAARAARLPAVAFEAARASLAAGAPVLVQVPRRGYVPGLACAHCRTSARCRHCAGPLQLPGAGESGVPRCRWCGVTDAAYRCPACGSGRLRAVVVGAARTAEELGRAFPGTTVRTSGGGDVLVEVPARPALVVATPGAEPVAEGGYGAALLLDGWALLGRQDLRAAEETLRRWMAAATLVRSAREGGRVVVGAEAGIPTVQALVRWDPGWHAGLELAERAELGFPPHVRMASVEGSPEAVATLLDEIDLPESGEVLGPVPLGEVDEEGRAERERALLRVPREDGRALAESVHAVRAVRDARKATDPVRIQLDPLALV, encoded by the coding sequence ATGAATCGTTCGGACACCGATCCGCTGTGGGAACTGCCGCGATCCGAGTCGAAGGTGCCCACCCGCCGGGAATCGGCGCGGCGGACCTCCACGGCACGGCGGTCCGGCAAAGGACGTCGACAACCCGCCGAATCCGATCCGATCGCACGGGTGGTGGTCGATGTGCCGTTGGCCCATCTCGATCGCACCTTCGACTATCAGGTGCCACGGGAGTACGACGCCGACGCCGTGCCGGGATGTCGGGTACGGGTGCGGTTCGCGGGCAAGCTCGTGGACGGGTACCTGGTGGAACGCGCTGCCACGACCGACCACACCGGCAGGCTGGCCTATCTGGAGCGGGTCGTGTCCCGGGAACGGGTACTGCCGCCCACGCTGCTTTCCATGTGCCGCGCGGTCGCGCGACGATACGGCGGCACTCTCGCCGATGTGTTGAGGCTGGCGATCCCTCCCCGTCACGCACGGGTGGAGGCCGAGCCTCCTCAGGCCCCGGCGGCTCCGCCCGCCGAACCACCCGGTGACGGCTGGGGCCGTTACCCCCGTGGCCCCGCCTTCGTTTCCGCGGTGCGGGAAGGTCGTGCCGCGCACGCGGTGTGGCAGGCATTGCCCGGGGAGGACTGGCCCCGTCGGTTGGCCGAACTCGCCACCCTCGTCGCGGGGCAGGGCCGTGGCGCCGTCCTGGTGGTCCCGGACCACCGGGACATGGCACGGCTGCATGCGGTCTGCGTGGAACTCGCGGGGGCCGACGCGGTGGTCGCCCTCTCGGCGGGATTGGGGCCGGCCGAAAGATACCGGCGTTGGCTCGCCGTGCTCCGAGGGACCGTGCGCATCGTCGTGGGGACGCGAGCGGCGATGTTCGCTCCGGTCGCCGACCCGGGGTTGTACGTCGTGTGGGACGACGGTGACGATCTCCACGTCGATCCGCACGCCCCGTATCCCCAGGTGCGGGACGTGCTCATACTGCGGGCGCACGCGGACGGGGCGCCGCTGCTCGTCGCGGGGCATTCCCGGACGGCGGAGGCACAGCTGTTGGTGGAGGCTGGCTGGGCCCACGAGATCACCCCCGCCCGGGAAGTCCTACGGGCACGGGCGCCGCGGGTGACGCCGATCGGTGAGGATTTCGACGTGGCCCGGGACGAGGCGGCACGGGCGGCACGGTTGCCCGCCGTCGCCTTCGAAGCCGCCCGGGCGAGCCTGGCCGCGGGAGCGCCCGTGCTGGTACAGGTGCCCCGGCGTGGATACGTGCCCGGCCTGGCGTGTGCGCATTGCCGTACCTCCGCGCGTTGCCGACATTGTGCGGGGCCGCTGCAGCTACCGGGCGCGGGGGAATCGGGGGTGCCACGGTGTCGTTGGTGCGGGGTGACCGACGCGGCCTACCGTTGCCCGGCGTGCGGTTCGGGGCGACTGCGGGCGGTCGTCGTCGGTGCCGCGCGTACGGCTGAGGAGCTGGGACGCGCGTTTCCGGGCACGACCGTGCGCACATCCGGCGGGGGTGACGTGCTGGTCGAGGTTCCGGCTCGACCGGCGCTCGTCGTGGCCACACCCGGCGCGGAGCCGGTGGCCGAAGGCGGATACGGTGCCGCCCTGTTGCTGGACGGCTGGGCGCTGCTGGGCCGACAGGACCTGCGAGCGGCCGAGGAGACCTTGCGGCGTTGGATGGCGGCGGCGACGCTCGTGCGGTCCGCGCGCGAGGGCGGCCGGGTGGTCGTCGGCGCGGAGGCGGGGATTCCGACGGTGCAGGCGCTCGTGCGGTGGGACCCCGGCTGGCATGCGGGGTTGGAACTGGCCGAGCGCGCAGAGCTCGGGTTCCCCCCTCACGTACGGATGGCCAGCGTGGAAGGGAGCCCGGAGGCGGTCGCGACGTTGCTGGACGAGATCGACCTCCCGGAGTCGGGCGAGGTGCTCGGTCCGGTTCCGTTGGGTGAGGTCGACGAGGAGGGCCGCGCGGAACGGGAACGCGCGTTGCTGCGTGTGCCGAGGGAGGACGGCAGGGCTCTGGCGGAATCGGTGCATGCCGTACGTGCGGTGCGGGATGCTCGGAAAGCCACCGACCCGGTGCGGATCCAGCTCGATCCGCTGGCGTTGGTGTGA
- the fmt gene encoding methionyl-tRNA formyltransferase: MRLVFAGTPAPAVPSLRALLDSPRHEVVAVVTRPDAPAGRGRKLSRSPVGELADEHGIEVLTPRRAGDEDFLARLSELAPDACPVVAYGALLPRSALAVPRHGWINLHFSLLPAWRGAAPVQAAIKAGDEITGASTFRIVPELDAGPVYGTVTERIRPTDTAGELLDRLAKSGAELLLSTLDGIEDGTVQAVPQPADGVTYAPKVTVDDARVNFAEPALAVDRHIRSVTPEPGAWAEFRGQRLKLGPVRLGDGEYEGLAPGELVVERRRVLVGTATTPVVLGEVQAQGKKRMAATDWARGTRIEQGERLT, from the coding sequence ATGAGGCTTGTGTTCGCGGGGACACCCGCGCCTGCTGTGCCGTCGTTGCGTGCGTTGCTCGATTCGCCCCGGCACGAGGTCGTCGCCGTCGTGACCCGGCCCGATGCCCCGGCCGGGCGGGGGCGGAAGCTGTCGCGTTCGCCCGTCGGCGAGCTCGCCGACGAGCACGGCATCGAAGTGCTCACCCCACGGCGTGCCGGGGACGAGGACTTCCTGGCGCGACTGTCCGAACTCGCGCCCGACGCCTGCCCTGTGGTCGCCTACGGCGCCCTGTTGCCACGGTCGGCGCTCGCGGTGCCGCGGCATGGCTGGATCAATCTGCATTTCTCGCTGTTGCCCGCATGGCGGGGAGCCGCCCCGGTGCAGGCGGCGATCAAAGCGGGGGACGAGATCACCGGAGCTTCGACGTTCCGTATCGTGCCGGAGCTGGACGCCGGACCGGTGTACGGCACCGTCACCGAGCGGATCAGACCGACCGACACCGCCGGGGAACTGTTGGACCGGCTCGCGAAATCAGGGGCCGAACTCCTTCTGTCTACTTTAGATGGTATTGAGGACGGTACCGTCCAGGCTGTTCCCCAGCCTGCCGACGGTGTGACGTACGCGCCCAAGGTGACTGTGGACGATGCCCGGGTGAATTTCGCCGAACCGGCGCTGGCGGTGGATCGGCACATCCGCTCGGTCACCCCCGAGCCCGGTGCCTGGGCGGAGTTTCGGGGGCAGCGGCTCAAACTCGGACCCGTCAGGCTCGGTGACGGGGAGTACGAGGGGCTCGCGCCGGGCGAGTTGGTGGTGGAACGCAGACGGGTACTCGTCGGCACCGCGACGACGCCCGTCGTGCTGGGCGAGGTGCAAGCGCAAGGAAAGAAGCGCATGGCCGCCACCGACTGGGCACGCGGCACACGGATCGAGCAGGGGGAACGTCTGACATGA